The Lactobacillus sp. CBA3605 genome contains a region encoding:
- a CDS encoding MazG-like protein codes for MDIEALAQRSHRIRTAYHQLEQQQDGHPWTLEQDALAFLTDAGLVGRQVMNQTNSWPETPASVDLASKLAESIWWLVVLADRSGIDIDQALTQFLTAREQHLS; via the coding sequence ATGGACATTGAAGCTTTGGCACAACGGAGTCACCGAATTCGAACAGCCTATCATCAATTAGAACAACAGCAAGACGGTCACCCGTGGACCCTAGAACAAGATGCGTTAGCTTTTTTGACAGATGCGGGCTTAGTTGGCCGGCAAGTGATGAATCAGACGAACAGCTGGCCAGAAACACCGGCTAGCGTTGATTTAGCCAGTAAATTGGCCGAAAGTATTTGGTGGCTAGTGGTCTTAGCTGACCGTTCTGGGATTGATATTGATCAGGCCTTAACGCAATTTTTAACCGCCCGTGAGCAACACTTATCATAA
- a CDS encoding excinuclease ABC subunit UvrA, protein MSKTTIPTHIKVRGAHVNNLKNLDIDIPLNSFVAITGRSGSGKSSLAMGVLYAEGARRYLNALSTFTRRRINQVGKAAVDSVQYLPSALALRQRPQVPGVRSTVGTMSESLNILRLVFSRLGSPVCPNGHRLKPTLQIAENMGHLVCPVCQAHFTAWGAEDFAFNSNGACPTCGGLGEVRQINADLLIADPTQTIREGAVAAWHLPGRNFMPIVANAIGIPIDTPYQDLSPADQDKVLHGPKQTVAINIPSAKGKIFHMDNAVYENAFAAVEDSLATSKNERTITRLNRFYTFATCPACHGTRFDPKLMTQHLNGQNIATVSAMTVTDLNRFATTIVAWLPANMHQLGQSLVDELLLSLQPMTDLGLDYLTLDRPGATLSTGELQRIQLGRTLRSATTGVLYVLDEPSVGLHPANVNGLIKAFRTLVQQGNSVVVVDHDTSIIAAADDVIEIGPGAGKHGGTVIDHGSVDEIKRQPTSMIAPFLTGTATLRTRPVLTDQELWQQGQLAIEVAHRFNIQDVTAQLPKNRLTTITGMSGAGKTTLILDSLIPAIQAAAHHQPLPKHVTQFESGQLHHVVTVDSVPVGKNVRSTVATYTTILDQLRRLFAATPAAKAQGWTASRFSYNVAAGACPTCGGTGQISLDVQYLPDITEVCPQCHGRRYNQATLAVDWHGKNIAAILALSVDEALPFFKGETSIENTLQILQAMGLGYLQLGESTPALSGGEAQRLKLTTKIGKRQNGTLFVFDEPSVGLHPLDIQQLVQVFDQLIQQGATVIAIEHDLDVIANADYVIDMGPAGGINGGQIVATGTPQAISENPHSITGTYLKEHLALFKV, encoded by the coding sequence ATGTCAAAAACAACTATTCCAACTCATATTAAAGTTCGAGGCGCCCATGTTAACAATTTAAAAAATTTAGACATCGATATCCCTTTAAATTCATTCGTTGCCATTACCGGCCGTAGCGGTTCCGGTAAATCTTCACTCGCTATGGGTGTTTTGTATGCTGAAGGCGCCCGTCGCTACCTAAATGCACTCTCAACCTTTACTCGGCGCCGCATTAATCAAGTCGGCAAAGCTGCCGTAGATTCAGTGCAATACTTGCCCTCAGCCCTAGCACTCCGTCAACGGCCCCAAGTCCCCGGCGTCCGTTCAACGGTCGGAACCATGTCTGAGAGCCTAAATATTTTACGGTTAGTCTTTTCTCGATTAGGATCACCAGTTTGTCCGAATGGTCACCGTTTAAAACCAACCTTACAAATTGCTGAAAATATGGGCCATCTCGTCTGCCCAGTCTGCCAGGCTCACTTTACGGCTTGGGGAGCGGAAGACTTTGCCTTTAATTCTAACGGCGCTTGTCCTACTTGCGGTGGCTTAGGTGAGGTGCGCCAGATTAATGCCGACTTATTAATTGCCGACCCAACTCAGACCATCCGTGAGGGAGCCGTGGCGGCTTGGCATTTGCCTGGACGTAATTTCATGCCAATTGTTGCCAATGCGATTGGCATTCCGATTGATACGCCTTATCAAGACCTCAGTCCAGCTGACCAAGATAAAGTTTTACATGGGCCGAAACAAACCGTTGCCATCAACATTCCAAGTGCCAAAGGCAAAATCTTTCATATGGATAATGCTGTTTACGAAAATGCTTTTGCCGCCGTGGAAGACAGTCTAGCAACTAGTAAAAACGAACGCACAATTACGCGTTTAAATCGTTTCTACACCTTTGCAACCTGTCCGGCCTGTCACGGGACCCGCTTTGATCCTAAATTAATGACACAACATCTAAACGGCCAGAACATTGCGACCGTTAGTGCCATGACCGTCACTGACTTAAATCGCTTTGCGACCACCATCGTCGCTTGGCTGCCGGCCAACATGCATCAACTGGGCCAATCCTTAGTTGATGAACTCCTGCTGAGCTTACAACCGATGACCGATTTAGGCTTAGACTACCTTACCTTAGATCGACCAGGTGCGACCCTTTCTACTGGGGAACTCCAACGAATTCAGTTAGGCCGCACGTTGCGTAGCGCGACTACCGGGGTCCTTTATGTGTTAGATGAGCCCTCTGTCGGCCTGCATCCAGCCAATGTCAACGGGCTAATCAAAGCCTTTCGCACCTTAGTCCAACAGGGAAATTCTGTCGTTGTAGTGGATCACGATACCAGTATTATTGCAGCTGCCGACGACGTGATTGAGATTGGCCCGGGTGCCGGTAAGCATGGTGGCACTGTTATTGATCATGGTTCCGTTGATGAGATTAAACGCCAACCGACCTCCATGATTGCACCCTTCTTAACTGGGACCGCAACGCTAAGAACCCGTCCAGTCTTAACCGACCAGGAACTCTGGCAGCAAGGACAATTAGCGATTGAAGTGGCGCATCGCTTCAATATCCAAGATGTAACCGCTCAACTACCTAAGAACCGCCTCACCACCATTACAGGCATGAGTGGTGCTGGCAAAACAACTTTAATTTTAGATAGTCTGATTCCAGCCATTCAGGCGGCTGCCCACCACCAACCCTTACCAAAACACGTCACCCAATTTGAAAGTGGTCAGCTACACCACGTGGTCACAGTGGATTCCGTCCCGGTTGGTAAAAACGTCCGCTCGACAGTCGCGACTTATACCACAATTTTAGATCAACTCCGACGCTTATTTGCAGCTACGCCCGCCGCGAAAGCCCAGGGATGGACTGCTAGCCGCTTCTCTTACAATGTGGCAGCAGGTGCTTGTCCCACTTGTGGCGGTACTGGGCAAATTTCGTTAGACGTTCAATACCTACCAGATATTACGGAAGTTTGCCCACAATGTCATGGTCGCCGCTATAATCAAGCCACTTTAGCAGTTGATTGGCATGGTAAAAATATTGCTGCAATCCTTGCTTTATCGGTTGATGAGGCGCTTCCTTTCTTTAAAGGTGAAACTAGTATTGAAAACACGTTGCAAATTCTCCAGGCGATGGGTTTGGGCTACTTACAATTAGGTGAGAGTACCCCCGCTTTATCTGGTGGTGAGGCCCAACGTTTAAAATTGACCACTAAGATTGGTAAACGCCAAAATGGGACCTTGTTTGTCTTCGATGAGCCATCAGTCGGCCTGCATCCGTTAGATATTCAGCAACTCGTGCAAGTTTTTGACCAGCTCATTCAACAAGGCGCCACCGTCATTGCAATTGAGCATGACCTAGACGTCATCGCTAATGCTGATTATGTGATTGATATGGGACCAGCTGGTGGGATTAACGGGGGTCAAATTGTCGCCACCGGAACCCCACAAGCAATTAGTGAAAATCCACATAGCATCACTGGCACTTATTTAAAAGAACACTTAGCCCTTTTTAAGGTTTGA
- a CDS encoding proline iminopeptidase-family hydrolase, whose translation MKNITRILTLKNGYHLWSHTTNLGGKTKLLCLHGGPGDTHEVFERFGPELAALDIEVTMYDQLGSWYSDTPDWDDPTIRANFLTETYYLKEVEEVRQLLGYDRFFLAGHSWGGMLAMTYAAQHQAQLQGLIIISMIDNIPDYLTHIQAIRAAEFSPAENAFMLDIEHRGQWQNPHYRHLIAQLYHGYVNRRTPAQLSHQLDIQAKPVYHHFQGDNEFVVVGDLGTWDFSVQLKTIKLPTLLSFADHETMPLSTAKRMQQAMPNARLVVTPASGHNHMVDNPTVFFTNLKNYFLDLRQDQFHPTKEA comes from the coding sequence ATGAAAAATATCACTCGAATTTTAACGTTAAAAAATGGCTATCACCTTTGGTCACATACGACTAACCTGGGCGGCAAAACTAAACTGCTTTGTCTCCATGGCGGTCCTGGTGATACTCACGAAGTTTTTGAACGCTTCGGTCCGGAATTAGCGGCCTTAGATATTGAAGTGACGATGTACGACCAACTAGGTTCTTGGTATTCGGATACACCTGATTGGGATGATCCCACCATTCGAGCAAACTTTCTCACCGAGACCTATTATTTAAAAGAAGTTGAAGAAGTCCGTCAACTGTTAGGCTACGATCGCTTCTTCCTAGCTGGACACTCTTGGGGTGGCATGCTGGCGATGACCTATGCCGCGCAACATCAGGCGCAGCTACAAGGTCTCATTATTATTAGTATGATTGATAATATTCCAGATTATTTGACCCACATTCAAGCAATCCGTGCGGCCGAATTCTCACCGGCGGAGAATGCCTTCATGCTTGATATTGAGCACCGTGGACAATGGCAAAATCCACATTACCGCCATCTGATTGCTCAACTCTATCACGGTTACGTTAACCGCCGAACACCAGCGCAACTATCGCATCAGCTCGATATTCAGGCTAAGCCTGTCTATCACCATTTTCAGGGGGATAATGAATTCGTCGTGGTGGGAGATTTAGGGACTTGGGACTTTTCGGTGCAACTAAAGACCATCAAATTACCGACACTCCTATCATTTGCCGATCACGAAACCATGCCCTTAAGCACTGCCAAACGCATGCAACAAGCGATGCCCAATGCCCGCTTAGTTGTCACCCCGGCTAGCGGGCACAATCATATGGTTGATAATCCAACGGTCTTTTTTACAAATCTGAAAAATTATTTTCTAGATTTACGTCAAGACCAGTTTCACCCAACTAAGGAGGCCTAG
- a CDS encoding APC family permease, with translation MAVNHVPSNHSANLSDFGYHQELDRTLSVKDLVIYGLIFMVPIAPMGIYGSVIAASRGMIALTYAIGMVAMFFTALSYGQLSQAFPVAGSVYTYAKLGLNQLVGFLSGWMIILDYIFVPALLYIIAANSLKSLLPAVPTWIWLLVFIAINTLINVRGIEFTAIANRIFLVGELIVLAFFVGLGIYGLLHGVGNGFTLKPFYDARQFNLNFVMTATSVAVLSFLGFDGISTLAEETTGGNRAVGRGIMWSLMLVGVLFIGQTYLAALIVPNWHTFSNLNTAFYVVAGKVGGPFLTNLTTIATILSWGFANALAAQAAISRILFGMSRDHNLPAVLAKIHPKYKTPYVSTLLVAGISLIVGLSFMNNSSVLSEIVNCGALTAFLVIHVAVINHFLIKGHSHDYWHHLLVPVIGFIIILFVMLNLNLLAKLIGAIWLVIGLSYYGGLRLTQHHTEMKL, from the coding sequence ATGGCTGTTAATCACGTTCCTAGTAACCACTCCGCTAATTTAAGCGATTTTGGCTATCATCAAGAGCTCGACCGCACTTTATCCGTCAAAGATTTAGTCATTTATGGCTTAATCTTCATGGTACCGATTGCCCCCATGGGGATTTACGGCTCAGTCATCGCAGCTTCACGAGGCATGATTGCCTTAACCTATGCCATCGGAATGGTCGCGATGTTTTTCACTGCATTAAGTTATGGACAATTGTCGCAAGCCTTTCCAGTTGCCGGTTCCGTGTACACCTATGCAAAGTTAGGGCTCAATCAACTCGTGGGATTTCTATCCGGCTGGATGATTATTTTAGACTATATTTTTGTGCCAGCATTGCTTTACATTATCGCAGCTAATTCGCTAAAATCACTGTTACCCGCAGTGCCAACTTGGATCTGGTTGCTCGTCTTTATTGCCATCAATACGCTGATCAATGTCCGTGGAATTGAATTTACAGCCATCGCCAATCGAATCTTTCTGGTCGGTGAGTTAATCGTGCTAGCCTTTTTTGTTGGCTTGGGTATTTACGGCCTATTACATGGGGTCGGTAACGGCTTCACCCTAAAACCGTTCTATGATGCACGACAATTCAACCTGAACTTTGTCATGACCGCAACTTCAGTGGCCGTCCTCAGTTTTTTAGGTTTTGATGGTATTAGTACCTTAGCCGAAGAAACGACCGGCGGCAACCGGGCCGTTGGACGTGGCATCATGTGGTCACTCATGTTGGTCGGCGTCTTATTTATCGGTCAAACATATCTAGCGGCATTAATCGTGCCAAACTGGCACACTTTTAGTAATCTCAATACGGCTTTTTATGTAGTAGCAGGTAAAGTGGGCGGTCCCTTTCTCACCAACCTCACAACGATTGCGACAATTCTATCATGGGGTTTTGCGAACGCTTTAGCAGCCCAAGCGGCCATCTCACGAATTTTGTTTGGGATGTCGCGGGATCATAATCTCCCCGCAGTTTTAGCCAAAATCCACCCCAAATACAAGACGCCCTATGTCAGCACCCTACTAGTGGCCGGTATTTCTTTGATTGTCGGACTTAGCTTCATGAATAATAGTTCGGTATTATCAGAAATCGTTAACTGCGGTGCTTTGACGGCCTTTTTAGTCATTCACGTTGCCGTTATTAATCATTTTCTGATTAAGGGGCATTCTCATGATTACTGGCATCATCTGCTCGTGCCGGTCATCGGGTTTATAATTATTTTATTCGTCATGCTCAATCTTAATCTGCTCGCTAAACTCATCGGTGCCATTTGGCTCGTGATTGGCTTAAGTTATTATGGTGGCTTACGGCTCACTCAGCATCATACTGAAATGAAACTATAA
- a CDS encoding MFS transporter translates to MKFNKQQWSWIFYDWANSGYGIIVTTAVLPVYFKAVAQSSGVTPANATAYWGYANSLGTLLVSILAPVLGALADYPKAKKRLLNIFSMVGMLMTLGLSVMPTGAWQWLLGIYILSIIGYSGGNLFYDSFLTDVAPNDQMDRLSAYGYGFGYLGGVLAFILFLVLQLTNGFGQLSSYGVARWSFALAAAWWIIFYIPLLKNVHQVYALKANAHPVAASFKRVWSTLKHIKKYRAAAWFLVAYFFYIDGVDTIFTMATSIGMDMGITTTTLMLVLLVVQLVAFPFSILYGWLARKTSTRTGILIGIIIYFGICLYALRLSTATDFWILAVLVGTSQGGIQALSRSYFGRLIPKQSGSEFFGFYNILGKFSAVMGPVLVGIVTQMTGKSTVGAASLSILFLIGLVIFMALPYLSQQPTPKS, encoded by the coding sequence ATGAAGTTTAATAAGCAGCAGTGGAGTTGGATTTTTTATGATTGGGCCAACTCGGGCTATGGGATTATTGTGACGACGGCGGTGTTGCCGGTTTATTTTAAAGCGGTGGCCCAAAGTAGTGGCGTTACCCCAGCTAATGCAACTGCCTATTGGGGTTATGCGAATAGTCTTGGCACGTTGTTAGTCTCCATTTTAGCGCCCGTGCTCGGTGCTTTGGCAGACTATCCTAAAGCTAAAAAACGATTACTGAATATTTTTTCAATGGTCGGGATGCTTATGACCTTGGGGTTGAGTGTCATGCCGACTGGCGCCTGGCAATGGTTATTGGGAATTTATATCTTATCGATTATTGGGTATTCTGGTGGTAATTTGTTTTACGATAGTTTTTTAACGGATGTGGCGCCTAATGATCAGATGGATCGCTTATCCGCTTATGGTTATGGTTTTGGCTATCTGGGCGGCGTCTTGGCTTTTATCCTATTTTTGGTCTTACAATTGACTAATGGGTTTGGACAGTTATCAAGCTATGGTGTGGCTCGTTGGAGTTTTGCTTTAGCTGCCGCTTGGTGGATCATCTTTTATATTCCATTATTAAAAAATGTCCATCAAGTCTATGCGTTAAAAGCGAATGCGCATCCAGTGGCAGCTAGCTTTAAGCGAGTCTGGTCAACCTTGAAGCACATTAAGAAATATCGGGCAGCCGCTTGGTTTTTAGTGGCGTATTTCTTCTATATTGATGGCGTAGATACGATCTTTACGATGGCGACGTCCATCGGGATGGATATGGGGATTACCACGACCACTTTAATGCTGGTTTTACTAGTTGTTCAATTAGTCGCGTTTCCATTTTCTATTTTGTATGGGTGGTTAGCCCGCAAAACGTCGACGCGGACAGGAATCTTAATTGGTATCATCATTTATTTTGGTATTTGTCTCTATGCTTTGCGACTCTCAACCGCGACTGATTTCTGGATTTTGGCCGTCTTAGTGGGGACTAGTCAAGGTGGTATTCAGGCCTTGAGCCGGTCGTACTTTGGGCGCTTAATTCCGAAACAGTCAGGAAGCGAATTCTTTGGCTTTTATAATATTCTAGGTAAATTCTCCGCAGTTATGGGCCCGGTCTTGGTAGGAATTGTGACGCAGATGACTGGTAAATCGACAGTTGGTGCGGCCTCGTTAAGTATTTTATTCCTAATTGGGTTAGTCATCTTCATGGCTTTGCCATATCTGAGTCAACAACCAACCCCAAAAAGTTAG
- a CDS encoding alkaline phosphatase family protein, with amino-acid sequence MATNQHLVVISLDALGFRDLREHQAELPVLNQLMTGGAWVKSVTGIYPTLTYPSHTTIITGQYPSTHGIVNNTKLQPQRRSPDWYWYQKDVKVPTLYDLARQKKLTTAAFLWPVTAGSKITYNLAEIFPNRIWTNQVLVSLKASSPLFLLQMNHRYGHLRNGIKQPQLDEFITACAVDTITHKRPNLTLIHLVDMDSMRHRYGVRSKEAMAALQRLDAHVGQLIQATKAAGTFADTNFAILGDHYQINVDHMIHLNTLFAQQGWLTPRPDQTFEDDWSVMAKTADGATYIYTRDFDDLAQLKDLISQVTGVESIINGEQAAQRGADPTCTFMLEAEAGYYFTDESRRPAVVEPVHPATLGQPDRYHGVHGYDPTKPDYQTTLVLNGPAVKAGVTIEQANLVDEAPTFARLLGLHFNESLPGKCLDGIFKEGLDEV; translated from the coding sequence ATGGCAACAAATCAGCATTTAGTGGTAATCTCGTTAGATGCGTTGGGCTTTCGCGACCTCCGCGAGCATCAAGCAGAATTACCAGTTCTCAATCAATTAATGACGGGTGGCGCTTGGGTTAAATCCGTGACGGGAATTTATCCCACGTTGACCTATCCATCACATACGACGATTATTACGGGTCAATATCCAAGCACACATGGGATTGTGAACAACACCAAGTTACAACCACAAAGGCGGTCACCAGACTGGTATTGGTATCAAAAAGATGTGAAGGTCCCGACTTTGTATGACTTAGCGCGACAAAAAAAGCTGACCACGGCCGCTTTTTTATGGCCAGTGACGGCTGGTAGTAAAATTACATACAATTTAGCGGAGATTTTTCCCAATCGTATCTGGACGAACCAAGTTTTAGTTTCTTTAAAAGCTAGTTCACCATTATTTTTATTACAAATGAACCATCGTTATGGACATTTACGGAATGGGATTAAACAGCCCCAACTTGATGAGTTTATTACGGCATGTGCAGTAGATACGATTACACATAAGCGGCCGAATCTGACGTTAATTCATTTAGTCGATATGGATAGTATGCGACATCGCTATGGGGTCCGTTCCAAGGAAGCCATGGCGGCCTTACAGCGGTTAGATGCCCACGTTGGTCAATTAATTCAAGCAACTAAGGCTGCGGGCACGTTTGCGGATACGAATTTTGCAATTTTAGGGGACCATTATCAGATTAATGTTGATCATATGATTCACTTAAATACGTTATTTGCGCAACAGGGATGGCTAACACCGCGTCCTGACCAGACGTTTGAAGATGATTGGTCCGTCATGGCGAAGACCGCTGATGGGGCTACCTATATTTATACGCGCGATTTTGATGATTTGGCGCAGTTAAAAGATTTAATTAGTCAAGTCACCGGCGTAGAATCGATTATTAACGGCGAACAAGCTGCGCAACGTGGGGCTGATCCCACGTGTACCTTTATGTTGGAAGCTGAAGCTGGGTATTACTTTACGGATGAGAGCCGCCGCCCAGCCGTGGTTGAACCAGTCCATCCGGCGACGTTAGGTCAACCAGATCGCTATCATGGTGTTCATGGGTATGACCCAACGAAGCCTGATTATCAAACAACTTTGGTGTTGAACGGTCCAGCGGTTAAGGCTGGGGTGACAATTGAACAAGCGAACTTAGTTGATGAGGCGCCGACGTTTGCCCGGTTATTAGGGCTACATTTTAACGAGTCGCTCCCTGGTAAATGCTTAGATGGCATTTTTAAGGAGGGCTTGGATGAAGTTTAA
- a CDS encoding alpha/beta hydrolase, which yields MQVEQHTLMSDGQPFQVTATWLDQITDFDTSVAYPVMIICPGGGFTFHSGREEAPIATRFMAEGMHTVILEYQLATATTAVYPRALQQVAQTIAWVTSQAQAHHVDPERIILTGFSAGGQVVAAFNGVATTPTLRAHYQLDQYAGHHAAVILGYPVIDLTAGFPATAADRQKITPDQTLWAAQKLVTAATKPAFVWQTATDALVPALNSIQYVQALLQAGVSTEYHLFGSGIHGLALANHVTKKPHKAKYLDDQAAHWVPLAVRWLQRQGFLADEI from the coding sequence ATGCAAGTCGAACAACACACTTTAATGAGTGATGGTCAGCCATTTCAAGTGACGGCAACTTGGCTAGACCAAATTACTGATTTTGACACATCGGTGGCATATCCGGTGATGATTATTTGTCCCGGCGGTGGCTTTACGTTTCATTCGGGACGTGAGGAGGCCCCAATTGCCACGCGATTTATGGCGGAAGGCATGCATACGGTTATTTTAGAGTATCAATTAGCAACGGCGACGACGGCCGTTTATCCGCGGGCGTTACAGCAAGTTGCCCAGACGATTGCCTGGGTAACTAGTCAGGCCCAAGCCCACCATGTTGATCCTGAGCGAATTATTTTAACGGGATTTTCAGCGGGCGGTCAGGTGGTAGCGGCATTCAATGGGGTGGCGACAACGCCAACCTTACGAGCGCACTATCAGTTAGATCAATATGCGGGGCACCATGCGGCGGTGATTCTAGGATATCCGGTGATTGATTTGACGGCTGGCTTTCCAGCAACGGCGGCTGATCGCCAAAAAATAACGCCGGATCAAACCTTGTGGGCCGCACAAAAGTTAGTTACGGCGGCCACGAAGCCGGCCTTTGTCTGGCAAACGGCCACGGATGCGTTGGTCCCAGCGCTAAATTCAATTCAGTATGTCCAAGCATTGTTACAGGCAGGCGTTTCCACTGAGTACCATCTTTTTGGCAGCGGCATTCATGGTCTGGCCTTAGCGAACCACGTGACGAAAAAACCGCACAAGGCGAAATATTTAGATGATCAAGCCGCCCATTGGGTGCCATTGGCAGTGCGATGGTTACAGCGACAAGGCTTTTTAGCAGACGAAATTTAA
- a CDS encoding GntR family transcriptional regulator, which translates to MTKNTFETIYQTLKDRILQGTYSIKMRLPIEDDLIAEFDSSRYAVRKAIKKLADEGLVYSVKGRGVVLLEHTSQTQQFNLSLGKLTGIQAINADRHLDYQTKLVSFKQIIVDQTLSRQTAFEVGIPVYAIQRVRQFNGTAAVIDLNYFNAQLTPGITAEIAQASIYDYLQNELKIKIAVVKRMLRVDTALAIDFDQLALGTNNCIGNMISIGFNDAGRQFEYTESHFIPNEFVFTQLIRN; encoded by the coding sequence TTGACTAAAAATACTTTTGAAACAATCTATCAAACATTGAAAGACCGCATTTTACAAGGAACCTATAGCATTAAAATGCGACTCCCCATCGAAGACGACTTAATCGCCGAATTCGATAGTAGTCGCTACGCCGTCCGTAAAGCAATCAAAAAACTTGCCGACGAAGGCCTGGTTTATAGCGTCAAAGGACGCGGCGTTGTTTTATTAGAACATACCTCTCAAACGCAACAGTTCAATCTTAGCTTAGGAAAATTAACCGGCATTCAGGCTATCAATGCCGACCGGCACTTAGACTATCAAACCAAATTAGTGAGCTTCAAACAAATCATCGTTGATCAAACACTAAGCCGGCAGACCGCTTTTGAAGTTGGCATTCCCGTCTATGCCATTCAACGGGTTCGTCAATTCAACGGGACCGCCGCCGTCATTGACTTGAACTATTTCAATGCGCAACTAACCCCCGGGATTACCGCTGAAATTGCGCAAGCTTCCATCTATGACTACTTACAAAACGAGTTAAAAATCAAAATTGCCGTCGTTAAGCGCATGTTGCGCGTCGATACAGCGCTGGCTATTGATTTTGACCAACTGGCCTTAGGGACCAATAATTGTATTGGCAATATGATTAGCATCGGGTTTAACGATGCCGGTCGTCAATTTGAATATACGGAATCACATTTTATTCCAAACGAATTTGTTTTCACTCAACTCATTCGTAATTAA